One window of the Methanomassiliicoccaceae archaeon DOK genome contains the following:
- a CDS encoding HAD-IC family P-type ATPase, with amino-acid sequence MRGLTSEEVADRKARGLANDADVRTSRTYTDIFVKNAFTPFNVILFILGILLVICDEVISAISATGIIIVNILISTIQEMRAKRKLDRISLLVRPKVTVVRDGGEMEIDQAEIVVDDLIVIRAGEQALVDGIADRCTSVEMDESLLTGESSTVRKHEGDKVYSGSVCVTGEMYYTVTAVGNDAYASQMLKSARKFTSKETPLQMETGTMTKILMVIAAILFVLTIFKSILFTHENLGQTLEVFVLCLDVVPIALFLLITLTYMIAAARMADSGVLLQRANSVESISHVDTVCMDKTGTITTNRLAFERSEDFVPSDEASRYASVFATLTGSKNRTMQAIVQHYGEADAELVEEIQFSSERKFSAVRARDGDRTYTMYVGAWTVLGPHCRTDLEIQDIIVSESRKGLRTVILCLGGEGPLHDDDGNPVIHDLVPVSVISIRDEVRPDCRDTIQVFLDNGMDLKVISGDDPVTVDSLFTIADIPGERRIISGPELDAMDPDTFEKTVLETNIFGRMRPENKQAVIETLKKNGRYVAMIGDGVNDVKSLKTAQVGVALESGSGAARGVADMVLVKDNFSALPKALVEGRRTVSGMRDILKIYLTRNLVLALLFIAIYIFVGYLPMLPIQNTYYAFVSVTIMAFFMTLFAKPDNNKELILPDVLRFCVPSAIMIAAFGLAVYGGFWWLQDQGMLNIDWAYMASIHGTDIEGLLDFYSWGIEVNTSEIVARSAMLFFITTAGILQMLLVSPRYRFLSPDGRTNKSLIPIILVVFVFLVIYAMYAYFPAIAVNLVELVIFPNEVFLLLIGITAVWFFAELFVLKKNVFKHAVDRFETLYMKKLQDAYTEGDVKEDD; translated from the coding sequence ATGAGGGGACTGACCAGCGAGGAGGTCGCTGACCGCAAGGCCCGCGGACTGGCCAACGACGCCGACGTCCGCACCAGCAGGACGTATACCGACATCTTCGTGAAGAACGCGTTCACGCCCTTCAACGTGATCCTGTTCATCCTCGGGATACTCCTGGTCATCTGCGACGAGGTCATCAGCGCGATATCCGCGACTGGGATCATCATCGTCAACATCCTCATTTCCACAATCCAGGAGATGCGCGCCAAGCGCAAGCTCGACAGGATCTCCCTTCTGGTCAGACCCAAGGTCACCGTGGTCCGCGACGGCGGGGAGATGGAGATCGACCAGGCGGAGATCGTCGTCGACGACCTCATCGTCATCCGCGCGGGCGAGCAGGCCCTGGTGGACGGCATCGCCGACAGATGCACCTCCGTCGAGATGGACGAGTCGCTTCTCACTGGCGAGTCCAGCACCGTCAGGAAGCACGAGGGTGACAAGGTCTACTCCGGTTCGGTATGCGTGACCGGCGAGATGTACTACACCGTCACCGCCGTCGGAAACGACGCATACGCCTCCCAGATGCTGAAGAGCGCCAGGAAGTTCACGTCGAAGGAGACGCCGCTCCAGATGGAGACGGGCACCATGACCAAGATCCTGATGGTCATCGCTGCCATCCTGTTCGTTCTCACCATATTCAAGTCAATCCTCTTCACACACGAGAACCTCGGACAGACGCTGGAGGTGTTCGTACTCTGTCTGGACGTCGTCCCCATCGCCCTTTTCCTGCTGATAACGCTGACCTACATGATAGCCGCCGCCAGGATGGCCGATTCGGGCGTCCTCCTGCAGAGGGCCAACTCGGTCGAATCGATAAGCCATGTCGACACTGTTTGCATGGACAAGACTGGGACCATCACGACGAACAGGCTTGCGTTCGAACGCAGCGAGGATTTCGTCCCTTCCGATGAGGCTTCGCGCTACGCTTCGGTGTTCGCCACCCTGACGGGGAGCAAGAACCGGACGATGCAGGCCATAGTCCAGCACTACGGGGAAGCAGATGCGGAGCTGGTCGAGGAGATCCAGTTCTCCTCCGAGAGGAAGTTCAGCGCGGTGCGCGCCAGGGACGGCGACAGGACCTACACCATGTACGTTGGGGCATGGACCGTCCTCGGCCCTCACTGCAGGACCGATCTGGAGATCCAGGACATCATAGTCTCCGAGTCCAGGAAGGGACTCCGTACAGTCATCCTGTGCCTGGGCGGTGAAGGGCCGCTGCACGATGACGACGGCAACCCTGTGATCCACGACCTGGTTCCCGTCTCGGTGATCTCCATCCGCGACGAGGTGAGGCCGGACTGCAGGGACACCATCCAGGTGTTCCTCGACAACGGCATGGACCTGAAGGTGATATCGGGCGACGACCCGGTCACGGTGGACTCCCTGTTCACCATCGCCGACATCCCCGGCGAGAGGAGGATAATCTCCGGGCCGGAACTGGACGCCATGGACCCGGATACCTTCGAGAAGACCGTCCTGGAGACCAACATCTTCGGCAGGATGAGGCCTGAGAACAAGCAGGCCGTCATCGAGACTCTGAAGAAGAACGGCAGATACGTCGCCATGATCGGGGACGGCGTCAACGATGTCAAGTCCCTTAAGACCGCCCAGGTGGGAGTGGCGCTGGAGAGCGGCTCCGGCGCAGCCCGCGGTGTCGCGGACATGGTGCTCGTCAAGGACAACTTCTCCGCCCTCCCCAAGGCGCTGGTCGAAGGCAGAAGGACCGTCTCCGGGATGAGGGACATCCTGAAGATCTACCTCACAAGGAACCTGGTCCTCGCACTGCTGTTCATCGCCATCTACATCTTCGTCGGCTACCTGCCAATGCTTCCGATCCAGAACACGTACTACGCTTTCGTGTCGGTCACGATCATGGCGTTCTTCATGACGCTTTTCGCCAAGCCGGACAACAACAAGGAGCTGATCCTGCCGGACGTCCTCAGGTTCTGCGTGCCGTCGGCCATCATGATCGCGGCCTTCGGCCTGGCTGTCTACGGAGGGTTCTGGTGGCTTCAGGACCAGGGCATGCTCAACATCGACTGGGCCTACATGGCATCCATCCACGGTACCGACATCGAGGGGCTCCTGGACTTCTACTCCTGGGGGATCGAGGTGAACACCAGCGAGATCGTCGCCAGGTCAGCGATGCTGTTCTTCATAACGACGGCGGGAATACTCCAGATGCTCCTGGTCAGCCCCAGGTACAGGTTCCTGTCACCGGACGGAAGGACGAACAAGAGCCTGATTCCCATCATCCTCGTGGTCTTCGTATTCCTGGTCATCTATGCCATGTACGCGTACTTCCCCGCCATAGCTGTGAACCTGGTGGAGCTGGTCATATTCCCCAACGAGGTCTTCCTCCTGCTCATCGGGATCACGGCGGTCTGGTTCTTCGCGGAGCTGTTCGTCCTGAAGAAGAACGTATTCAAGCACGCCGTCGACAGGTTCGAGACGCTCTACATGAAGAAGCTTCAGGACGCGTACACCGAGGGCGATGTGAAGGAGGACGACTGA
- the sfsA gene encoding DNA/RNA nuclease SfsA yields MRYGRTVRGTFVSRPNRFVAQVEVDGSIETVHVKNTGRCREILVPGATVILEDSGNPGRKTRYDLIAAYKGGNLINIDSQAPNRAFMEFIPHSGLFGDGPMVIPEHVHGDSRFDFYVESGDRRAFLEVKGVTKEIDGVCMFPDAPTERGLKHIRGLESCLSEGFEAYVVLIVQMKGMREFVPDYAIHEEFGHELERAEALGVRILVYDCFVTEDSMSVDSPLPHRFVHS; encoded by the coding sequence GTGAGATACGGAAGGACAGTCAGGGGCACGTTCGTCTCCAGACCGAACAGGTTCGTCGCCCAGGTGGAAGTAGACGGTTCGATCGAGACCGTCCACGTGAAGAACACCGGCAGATGCAGGGAGATACTGGTGCCGGGGGCAACGGTGATCCTCGAGGATTCCGGAAACCCCGGCAGGAAGACCCGCTACGACCTGATAGCGGCTTACAAGGGCGGAAACCTGATCAACATAGACTCACAGGCGCCGAACAGGGCGTTCATGGAGTTCATACCACATTCTGGACTTTTCGGCGATGGTCCCATGGTCATTCCCGAGCATGTCCACGGCGACTCCCGCTTCGACTTCTATGTGGAATCGGGCGACAGGAGAGCATTCTTGGAGGTCAAGGGGGTCACAAAGGAGATCGACGGGGTCTGCATGTTCCCGGATGCCCCCACCGAAAGGGGCCTGAAGCACATAAGGGGACTGGAATCCTGCCTGTCCGAGGGTTTCGAGGCGTACGTGGTCCTGATCGTCCAGATGAAGGGCATGAGGGAGTTCGTCCCCGACTACGCCATCCATGAGGAGTTCGGACACGAGCTGGAACGTGCCGAGGCACTCGGAGTCAGGATCCTGGTGTACGACTGCTTCGTGACAGAGGATTCGATGTCGGTCGACTCGCCACTCCCCCATCGCTTCGTTCACTCGTAA
- a CDS encoding YjbQ family protein: protein MAGFTTVEVQTRGSQDIVDITSEVRKAVRGSGVSDGICVVFSMHTTAGITINENADPDVKTDLIAGLSRAFPEREDYRHSEGNSHSHLRTSCVGPSQTVIVSDGDLVLGTWQGIFLCEFDGPRRRRVAVKVCEM from the coding sequence ATGGCAGGATTCACAACGGTCGAGGTCCAGACGCGCGGCAGCCAGGACATTGTCGACATAACCTCCGAGGTCAGGAAAGCGGTCAGGGGGAGCGGGGTTTCCGATGGCATCTGTGTGGTCTTCTCCATGCACACCACCGCCGGCATCACGATAAACGAGAACGCCGACCCCGATGTGAAGACGGACCTGATCGCCGGACTGTCGAGGGCGTTCCCGGAAAGGGAGGACTACAGGCACTCTGAGGGGAACTCCCACTCCCATCTGCGCACCTCATGCGTGGGGCCGTCGCAGACCGTCATAGTGTCAGACGGGGACTTAGTCCTCGGCACCTGGCAGGGAATATTCCTTTGCGAGTTCGACGGGCCCCGCAGAAGGCGCGTTGCAGTCAAAGTCTGTGAAATGTGA
- a CDS encoding transcriptional regulator — translation MSPQNARYNCSIDAAMSVIEGRWKGTIICMLYMDGTLRFSELQKKIGEITSRILSKQLKELESDGMVTRTVVPDGKVKVEYSLTDKGRSIIPVLTSLAEWGAKHQCIQVIVPQHDVVSHFTDFDCNAPSAGPVELAKEYSLPGAED, via the coding sequence ATGAGCCCACAGAACGCACGTTACAACTGTTCCATCGATGCCGCCATGTCGGTGATCGAGGGCAGGTGGAAGGGTACCATCATCTGCATGTTGTACATGGACGGGACGTTGCGTTTCTCCGAGCTCCAGAAGAAGATCGGGGAGATAACTTCCAGGATCCTGTCTAAGCAGCTCAAGGAGCTGGAATCGGACGGGATGGTGACCCGTACCGTGGTACCGGACGGCAAGGTGAAGGTTGAGTATTCCCTTACCGACAAGGGTCGCTCCATCATCCCGGTGCTGACCTCTCTGGCGGAGTGGGGCGCCAAGCACCAGTGCATACAGGTGATCGTCCCGCAGCACGACGTGGTCTCACATTTCACAGACTTTGACTGCAACGCGCCTTCTGCGGGGCCCGTCGAACTCGCAAAGGAATATTCCCTGCCAGGTGCCGAGGACTAA
- a CDS encoding DUF1294 domain-containing protein: MNALLFLIVYVVLNIIAFAMYVWDKHKAKTDQWRTKESTLLIAALLGPWGAVAGMKFARHKTQKLKFKLVYVFLVLHIIILAYLVYSGMLAF, translated from the coding sequence ATGAACGCGCTGCTGTTCCTGATCGTCTACGTGGTCCTGAACATCATCGCCTTCGCGATGTACGTGTGGGACAAGCACAAGGCGAAGACAGACCAATGGCGCACGAAGGAGTCCACACTCCTCATCGCGGCCCTTCTGGGCCCGTGGGGTGCGGTTGCCGGTATGAAGTTCGCCAGGCACAAGACGCAGAAGCTGAAGTTCAAGCTCGTGTACGTCTTCCTGGTGCTTCACATCATCATCCTGGCGTACCTCGTGTACTCCGGGATGCTCGCGTTCTGA
- a CDS encoding 4-demethylwyosine synthase TYW1, which translates to MDQAYRDQLIKQQYRLYKDHSAVKLCHWMKESMIRGRCCYKQDFYGIQSHRCLQMTPALNECSHMCTFCWRVQDKDFEVGEWAEPKEMLDALIEEQRKLVSGFKGDSRCDLRMYEEARNPNQVAISLAGEPITYPYLSEFLRECHSRGMTTFMVTNGTYPDRLAELDTLPMQLYVTVAAPNEEIYRQVCRPKIPDGWQRLMRTLEMLPSLETRTVIRHTLVKDVNFGWVDDYAALDRIADPDLVEPKGYVFVGSSRMRLSMSCMPSFAEIRDFSRQLGDRIGMEIVKEREDSRVVLLGHPGEELDVRKIYGLEPEN; encoded by the coding sequence ATGGACCAGGCATACCGCGACCAGCTCATCAAGCAGCAGTACAGGCTCTACAAGGACCATTCGGCAGTAAAGCTATGCCACTGGATGAAGGAGAGCATGATCCGCGGAAGATGCTGCTACAAGCAGGACTTCTACGGCATCCAGTCCCACAGATGCCTGCAGATGACTCCGGCGCTCAACGAGTGCAGTCACATGTGCACGTTCTGCTGGAGGGTCCAGGACAAGGATTTCGAGGTAGGCGAGTGGGCGGAGCCCAAGGAGATGCTGGACGCCCTCATAGAGGAGCAGAGGAAGCTGGTCTCGGGTTTCAAGGGGGACTCCAGGTGCGACCTCAGGATGTACGAGGAGGCCAGGAACCCCAACCAGGTGGCCATATCGCTGGCCGGGGAGCCCATCACCTATCCATACCTTTCGGAGTTCCTCAGGGAGTGCCACAGCCGCGGCATGACGACGTTCATGGTCACCAACGGCACGTACCCTGACCGCCTCGCCGAACTGGACACGCTGCCGATGCAGCTCTACGTCACCGTCGCCGCCCCCAACGAGGAGATCTACAGACAGGTCTGCAGGCCCAAGATCCCCGACGGATGGCAGCGTCTCATGAGGACACTGGAGATGCTGCCGTCGCTTGAGACCCGCACGGTCATAAGGCACACCCTGGTGAAGGACGTCAACTTCGGATGGGTGGACGACTACGCCGCGCTGGACAGGATCGCCGACCCGGATCTGGTGGAGCCCAAGGGATACGTGTTCGTGGGCAGCTCCAGGATGAGGCTCTCCATGTCATGCATGCCGTCATTCGCCGAGATCAGGGACTTCTCCCGCCAGCTCGGTGACAGGATCGGCATGGAGATCGTCAAGGAGCGCGAGGACAGCCGCGTGGTGCTCCTCGGACATCCGGGCGAGGAGCTAGACGTCCGCAAGATCTACGGTCTCGAACCAGAGAATTGA
- a CDS encoding replication factor C large subunit translates to MDWTEKYRPQTLDGVVGNPTAVNSLRAWARSWEKGIPEVRVAVLRGPPGVGKTTSVEALAREMGWSIIEMNASDQRTGKAIEDVALRGSRFETFRDDGSFTRSSEGGRKLIVLDEADNFYGNSDKGAMPVVNSLIKETRQPVVLIVNDFYELSRKSSAVNDSTLQITFKKPQAGTIAKALYRIAEAEGVEVEPAAMEIIAENANGDMRAAVRNLESLALGQDVVTEEMADGLSPRDTRSDIYDLMKAVFLGGDPAEARRRAMEVDEDPGMVLMWIDENMPTECTDTGDLIRGYEKLSRADIFMSRVYRRQYYRFWSYAKDLMTFGVCASKRTRSRPGTRINFPSYLGRMSRSKKVRMLRGSISLKLAEHLHTTTRRVQNDVVPYVRTMISNDADLRLALTDELDLDADELGLLMAKKTDSKAVTSVIKEVEALRLKRIATAVPKEQPTVSIDIPVPRPRAPAKDPSPEPAKATVQKAEPPKPKTTKANGQRSLFDF, encoded by the coding sequence ATGGACTGGACGGAGAAGTACCGTCCTCAGACCCTAGACGGCGTCGTCGGGAATCCGACCGCGGTGAACAGCCTCAGGGCCTGGGCCCGCAGCTGGGAGAAGGGCATTCCAGAGGTCAGGGTCGCGGTTCTCAGGGGGCCTCCCGGCGTCGGAAAGACCACCTCTGTGGAGGCGCTGGCCCGCGAGATGGGGTGGAGCATCATCGAGATGAACGCCTCCGACCAGCGCACCGGCAAGGCGATAGAGGATGTCGCGCTCAGAGGATCCAGGTTCGAGACCTTCAGGGACGACGGCTCCTTCACCAGGTCCTCGGAGGGCGGGAGGAAGCTGATTGTCCTGGACGAGGCCGACAACTTCTACGGAAACAGCGACAAGGGTGCGATGCCGGTCGTTAACAGTCTCATCAAGGAGACCCGTCAGCCGGTCGTCCTGATCGTCAACGACTTCTACGAGCTCAGCAGGAAGAGCAGCGCGGTCAACGACAGCACCCTGCAGATAACATTCAAGAAGCCTCAGGCCGGGACAATCGCCAAGGCGCTCTACCGCATAGCGGAAGCGGAGGGCGTCGAGGTGGAGCCGGCCGCCATGGAGATCATCGCCGAGAACGCCAACGGGGACATGCGTGCGGCTGTCAGGAACCTGGAGTCTCTGGCCCTAGGACAGGATGTCGTCACCGAGGAGATGGCGGACGGTCTGTCCCCCAGAGACACCCGTTCGGACATCTACGACCTGATGAAGGCCGTGTTCCTCGGCGGCGACCCCGCCGAGGCGAGGAGGAGGGCGATGGAGGTCGACGAGGATCCTGGGATGGTCCTCATGTGGATCGACGAGAACATGCCCACGGAATGCACCGACACCGGAGACCTGATCCGCGGATACGAGAAGCTCTCGCGCGCTGACATATTCATGAGCAGGGTGTACCGCCGCCAGTACTACCGTTTCTGGTCCTACGCAAAGGACCTGATGACATTCGGGGTCTGCGCGTCCAAGAGGACGAGGTCCAGGCCGGGAACGAGGATCAACTTCCCGTCCTATCTCGGACGCATGTCCAGGAGCAAGAAGGTCCGCATGCTGAGGGGCTCCATATCCCTCAAGCTCGCCGAACATCTCCACACCACAACCCGCAGGGTGCAGAACGACGTGGTGCCGTATGTCAGGACAATGATATCCAACGACGCGGACCTCCGTCTCGCCCTGACGGACGAACTCGACCTGGACGCCGACGAACTCGGACTGCTCATGGCCAAGAAGACGGACTCCAAGGCGGTGACCTCTGTCATCAAGGAGGTCGAGGCCCTCAGGCTGAAGAGGATCGCCACCGCAGTGCCGAAGGAGCAGCCCACCGTGTCCATCGACATCCCCGTCCCGCGTCCGAGGGCACCTGCCAAGGATCCCTCGCCCGAGCCTGCCAAGGCCACTGTTCAGAAGGCCGAGCCGCCAAAACCGAAAACGACAAAAGCAAATGGCCAGAGGAGCCTATTCGACTTCTGA
- a CDS encoding ATP-binding cassette domain-containing protein, translated as MEKALELRNVSIVRNGSYILRSVDLDINKGENVAVIGPNGSGKTTLIKLLRGDIRPYYDEENPSVLRIFGRERWNLFELRSRMGVVSMDLQSMFRDDTRVNEVICSGFFNSLDVFRNHVVTDDMVKAMYEAALMMGIDDLLDRTIENLSLGEMRRALIARALVTKPDLLVLDEPMTGLDIVMKSKFRAMFDILISRGVSIVMITHDLTDIPATVRRVVMVKDGRVFADGDKEELLTDSKVSELYGESIKVESQNGIYRMRLADDVIQ; from the coding sequence ATGGAGAAGGCTCTGGAGCTGAGGAACGTATCGATTGTCAGGAATGGCAGCTATATCCTCAGGTCCGTCGATCTGGACATCAACAAAGGGGAGAACGTCGCGGTCATAGGGCCCAACGGCTCCGGAAAAACTACACTCATCAAGCTTCTCCGCGGAGACATTCGTCCGTACTACGACGAGGAGAACCCTTCCGTACTCAGGATTTTCGGTAGGGAGAGGTGGAACCTCTTCGAGCTCCGCAGTCGCATGGGCGTCGTGTCCATGGATCTCCAGAGCATGTTCCGCGACGACACCCGCGTGAACGAGGTCATCTGCTCCGGGTTCTTCAACAGCCTCGATGTGTTCAGGAACCATGTCGTGACCGACGACATGGTGAAGGCGATGTACGAGGCGGCGCTGATGATGGGCATCGACGACCTTCTCGACAGGACGATAGAGAATCTCTCCCTTGGGGAGATGAGGCGGGCCCTCATAGCCAGGGCATTGGTGACCAAGCCTGACCTCCTCGTCCTAGACGAGCCCATGACCGGCCTGGACATCGTCATGAAGTCAAAGTTCAGGGCGATGTTCGACATCCTGATATCCAGGGGCGTCAGCATAGTGATGATCACCCACGACCTCACGGACATCCCCGCAACGGTCCGCAGGGTCGTCATGGTGAAGGACGGCAGGGTGTTCGCCGACGGCGACAAGGAGGAGCTGCTCACCGATTCGAAGGTCTCGGAGCTTTATGGCGAAAGTATAAAGGTCGAGTCCCAGAATGGAATCTACCGTATGCGTCTAGCCGACGATGTGATTCAATGA
- a CDS encoding sodium:solute symporter family protein encodes MASEGVDLAIFGAMTAVFLVITLVLGWYGYKNTRNNEEFLLGRNKTGPVIIALSYGATFLSASAVIGFGGQAAVHGMSVMWLCLLNLFVGLIVAFLIFGGPTRRKGKALGASTYADLLGKVYKSKGIRAFTAILIIVMMPIYAAAVLKGGVNSLAVITGLTEYYDYILIALAIIVAVYVVYGGIIAVMYNDAFQAAIMFIGMVVILVATYGYFGGVTPANEGLDNLWDVTLGGINPGDLGVLDGFNGWTNFSDFGSAEWLTVVTTFLLGVGIGALTQPQLAVRFMSAKSDKDLNKSLIVGSVFMLAIVGSAYTVGALSNVYFYEHYGQTAFEYITGMGLGTDFIIPQYILELFSNISFGDIFVSLFLLSLVCAAISTISALLHTIGAAGGYDLYTLWKNKKGHITGDSQSVNLNRAFIVVIMVLTVLYCYMMPNDIIAKATSVFMGMTAAALLPAYFHAMYSKDPCKKAAIASMVAGTVVYLFFALFMNTSTCVFLPICELLTGQSVLFPDSVLASTDALVIALPVSIVVLAVTLAYFRLRERKANGEVEVGSI; translated from the coding sequence ATGGCCAGTGAAGGTGTGGATCTGGCGATCTTCGGGGCCATGACAGCGGTGTTCCTGGTAATCACGCTGGTCCTCGGATGGTACGGTTACAAGAACACACGCAACAACGAGGAGTTCCTCCTCGGACGCAACAAGACCGGGCCGGTCATCATCGCGCTGTCATACGGGGCCACCTTCCTTTCGGCTTCCGCTGTGATAGGTTTCGGTGGACAGGCCGCCGTCCACGGCATGTCCGTGATGTGGCTGTGCCTCCTCAACCTGTTCGTCGGTCTCATTGTCGCTTTCCTCATTTTCGGAGGACCGACACGCAGGAAGGGAAAGGCCCTCGGAGCCTCCACCTACGCGGACCTCCTCGGAAAGGTGTACAAATCCAAGGGGATCAGGGCATTCACCGCGATCCTCATCATCGTGATGATGCCGATCTACGCGGCAGCAGTTCTGAAGGGAGGAGTAAACTCCCTTGCGGTCATCACGGGACTTACCGAGTACTACGACTACATCCTCATCGCGCTGGCCATCATCGTCGCCGTCTATGTCGTATACGGCGGAATCATTGCTGTCATGTACAACGATGCGTTCCAGGCTGCGATCATGTTCATCGGGATGGTCGTCATCCTCGTCGCAACATACGGCTACTTCGGAGGAGTGACCCCTGCCAACGAGGGTCTGGACAACCTCTGGGACGTGACCCTAGGGGGAATCAACCCGGGTGACCTGGGAGTGCTGGACGGGTTCAACGGCTGGACCAACTTCTCCGATTTCGGTTCCGCCGAATGGCTGACCGTCGTCACGACCTTCCTGCTAGGTGTCGGAATCGGAGCACTCACCCAGCCCCAGCTGGCGGTCAGGTTCATGTCCGCCAAGAGCGACAAGGACCTCAACAAGTCGCTCATCGTCGGATCCGTTTTCATGCTCGCCATCGTCGGATCCGCCTACACCGTGGGCGCCCTCAGCAACGTCTACTTCTACGAGCACTACGGGCAGACCGCGTTCGAGTACATCACGGGAATGGGGCTCGGTACCGACTTCATCATCCCCCAGTACATACTGGAGCTGTTCAGCAACATCTCGTTCGGCGACATATTCGTGTCCCTGTTCCTGCTGTCCCTGGTGTGTGCGGCCATCTCGACCATCAGCGCTCTGCTCCACACGATCGGAGCTGCCGGAGGATACGACCTGTACACCCTGTGGAAGAACAAGAAGGGTCACATCACGGGAGACTCCCAGTCCGTCAACCTGAACCGCGCGTTCATCGTCGTCATCATGGTCCTCACGGTGCTCTACTGCTACATGATGCCGAACGACATCATCGCCAAGGCGACGTCGGTGTTCATGGGCATGACCGCCGCTGCTCTCCTGCCGGCGTACTTCCATGCGATGTACTCCAAGGATCCGTGCAAGAAGGCCGCGATAGCAAGCATGGTGGCCGGAACGGTCGTGTATCTGTTCTTCGCCCTGTTCATGAACACCAGCACATGTGTGTTCCTCCCCATATGCGAGCTGCTGACGGGCCAGAGCGTCCTGTTCCCCGACTCGGTCCTGGCCAGCACCGACGCGCTGGTCATAGCTCTGCCAGTGTCGATCGTGGTGCTCGCCGTGACTCTGGCGTACTTCAGGCTCAGGGAGAGGAAGGCCAACGGGGAGGTTGAAGTGGGATCCATCTGA
- a CDS encoding methanogenesis marker 2 protein yields MSIESIAEAIRSYPGVTRKHAIHKIVDLLPTAAFPQVVAAEGEDAAAIDVGDQYVLFAADGIMESLVNTNPYYAGYFAVLVNVNDIAAMGGRPLGMVDVMSIVHGEVCREIIRGMKDGIRKFNVPIVGGHVHPDCHYNAIDISIVGRVAKDALLRSSTAEPGDDIVFVIDTDGFYPDDLPYAFVTTIDKSDEIVRDQMEAVAVVGERHLAHSCKDMSNPGSIGTLGMMLESSSVGALVDITAIPRPEGADEVKWYLTYQGCGFCFACPPENSQAIIDIFSEVGCEGAVVGKVDDSKQLKITDGSETTVLFDFEKDIITGCRPKERD; encoded by the coding sequence ATGTCGATAGAATCCATTGCAGAAGCCATTCGCAGTTATCCCGGCGTGACTAGGAAGCACGCCATCCACAAGATCGTGGACCTCCTGCCCACGGCGGCGTTCCCGCAGGTCGTAGCCGCGGAGGGGGAGGATGCGGCGGCCATAGACGTCGGCGACCAGTACGTGCTGTTCGCCGCTGACGGGATCATGGAGTCGCTCGTCAACACGAATCCGTACTACGCCGGATACTTCGCCGTCCTCGTGAACGTGAACGACATCGCCGCCATGGGCGGAAGGCCGCTGGGGATGGTCGACGTCATGTCCATCGTCCATGGCGAGGTGTGCAGGGAGATCATCCGCGGAATGAAGGACGGGATTCGCAAGTTCAACGTCCCCATCGTCGGCGGACACGTCCATCCCGACTGCCACTACAACGCCATCGACATCTCCATCGTCGGCAGGGTCGCGAAGGACGCCCTCCTAAGGAGCAGCACCGCCGAGCCCGGTGACGACATCGTCTTCGTCATCGACACGGACGGATTCTACCCCGATGACCTCCCGTACGCGTTCGTGACCACCATCGATAAGTCGGATGAGATCGTCCGCGACCAGATGGAGGCAGTGGCAGTCGTTGGGGAGAGGCATCTGGCCCACTCCTGCAAGGACATGAGCAACCCTGGCAGCATAGGCACCCTGGGCATGATGCTAGAGTCCTCCTCAGTCGGAGCCCTCGTGGACATCACCGCAATCCCCCGCCCGGAGGGTGCGGACGAGGTCAAATGGTATCTCACGTACCAGGGCTGCGGATTCTGCTTCGCATGTCCTCCCGAGAACTCTCAGGCCATCATCGACATATTCTCCGAGGTCGGATGCGAGGGCGCTGTCGTAGGGAAGGTCGACGACTCGAAGCAGCTGAAGATCACCGACGGTTCCGAGACAACGGTGCTGTTCGACTTCGAGAAGGATATCATCACCGGATGCAGGCCTAAGGAGAGGGACTGA